The Bombus pyrosoma isolate SC7728 linkage group LG3, ASM1482585v1, whole genome shotgun sequence genome has a segment encoding these proteins:
- the LOC122566291 gene encoding coenzyme Q-binding protein COQ10 homolog B, mitochondrial isoform X2 — protein sequence MFHIPILLLENAVLQNKQNFNKQYIGRIYMIARTKEYEGRKLVGFSMEQIYDVVADVQNYKDFVPFCKKSDVIFKSDDILKANLVIGFPPINESYTSKVTTMRPRFVKAECSDGRLFNHLNTLWLFSPGLKNNAQTCVIDFSLSFEFKSLIHSHLSNLFFNEIVRQMENAFLDEAKRRYGRPCIKTVRLER from the exons ATGTTTCATAT ACCAATTTTATTGCTTGAAAATGCTGTTCTTCAAAATAagcaaaattttaacaaacaatATATAGGAAGAATATATATGATTGCGAGAACAAAAGAATATGAAGGTCGTAAATTAGTAGG GTTCTCAATGGAACAAATATACGATGTCGTAGCTGACGTGCAGAATTATAAAGATTTTGTACCATTTTGTAAAAAGTCCGACGTTATATTCAAAAGTGATGATATACTCAAAGCAAACTTAGTAATAGGATTTCCACCTATAAATGAAAGTTATACATCAAAAGTGACGACAATGCGGCCGCGTTTCGTAAAAGCTGAATGCTCAGATGGTagattatttaatcatttaaatacGTTATGGCTTTTCAGTCcaggattaaaaaataatgcacAAACTTGCGTCattgatttttctttgtcgTTTGAATTTAAATCACTAATTCATTCGCATTTGTCGAatctattttttaacgaaatcgTGAGACAAATGGAAAATGCTTTCCTTGATGAAGC
- the LOC122566291 gene encoding coenzyme Q-binding protein COQ10 homolog B, mitochondrial isoform X1, translating into MLYAVELSTCTIMYRPILLLENAVLQNKQNFNKQYIGRIYMIARTKEYEGRKLVGFSMEQIYDVVADVQNYKDFVPFCKKSDVIFKSDDILKANLVIGFPPINESYTSKVTTMRPRFVKAECSDGRLFNHLNTLWLFSPGLKNNAQTCVIDFSLSFEFKSLIHSHLSNLFFNEIVRQMENAFLDEAKRRYGRPCIKTVRLER; encoded by the exons atgtTATATGCAGTGGAATTGTCAACTTGTACCATCATGTATAG ACCAATTTTATTGCTTGAAAATGCTGTTCTTCAAAATAagcaaaattttaacaaacaatATATAGGAAGAATATATATGATTGCGAGAACAAAAGAATATGAAGGTCGTAAATTAGTAGG GTTCTCAATGGAACAAATATACGATGTCGTAGCTGACGTGCAGAATTATAAAGATTTTGTACCATTTTGTAAAAAGTCCGACGTTATATTCAAAAGTGATGATATACTCAAAGCAAACTTAGTAATAGGATTTCCACCTATAAATGAAAGTTATACATCAAAAGTGACGACAATGCGGCCGCGTTTCGTAAAAGCTGAATGCTCAGATGGTagattatttaatcatttaaatacGTTATGGCTTTTCAGTCcaggattaaaaaataatgcacAAACTTGCGTCattgatttttctttgtcgTTTGAATTTAAATCACTAATTCATTCGCATTTGTCGAatctattttttaacgaaatcgTGAGACAAATGGAAAATGCTTTCCTTGATGAAGC
- the LOC122566290 gene encoding succinate dehydrogenase [ubiquinone] iron-sulfur subunit, mitochondrial has translation MAGITPQACKNVLRQVRRFHISANQNAAAKLKTFAVYRWNPDKPDEKPYMQEYKVDLNTCGPMILDALIKIKNEIDPTLTFRRSCREGICGSCAMNIGGTNTLACISKIDTDTNSTSKIYPLPHMYIVKDLVPDLNNFYNQYKSIQPWLQRGDGQESGSKQYLQSVEDRKKLDGLYECILCACCSTSCPSYWWNGDKYLGPAVLMQAYRWIIDSRDTKAKERLEKMRDPFSVYRCHTIMNCTRTCPKGLNPGKAIAEIKKLLANISEKQKPSIDAAV, from the exons atggctGGTATTACACCGCAGGCTTGCAAAAATGTACTTCGGCAA GTTAGAAGATTTCATATTTCTGCAAATCAAAATGCTGCAGCCAAATTAAAAACCTTTGCTGTGTATCGTTGGAATCCAGATAAGCCAGATGAAAAGCCATATATGCAAGAATATAAAGTGGATCTAAACAc CTGTGGTCCTATGATATTGGatgcattaattaaaattaaaaatgaaattgatccAACTTTAACTTTCCGTCGTTCTTGCCGTGAAGGCATTTGTGGTTCTTGTGCTATGAACATTGGTGGTACAAATACATTAGCATGTATAag CAAAATTGATACTGATACAAATTCAACTAGTAAGATTTATCCTCTAccacatatgtatatcgtaaaaGACTTAGTACCAGAtctaaataacttttataaccAGTATAAAAGTATACAACCATGGTTGCAACGTGGTGATGGACAGGAAAGTGGTTCAAAGCAATATTTGCAGAGTGTTGAAGACCGTAAAAAAttg GATGGTCTCTATGAATGCATCTTATGTGCTTGCTGTAGTACCTCTTGTCCATCATATTGGTGGAATGGTGATAAGTATTTAGGACCTGCTGTGCTTATGCAGGCTTACAGATGGATTATTGATTCGCGTGATACCAAAGCAAAGGAACGTCTCGAAAAAATGCGAGACCCATTTTCAGTATATCGTTGTCACACTATTATGAATTGTACTCGTACTTGTCCAAAG GGTCTGAATCCTGGCAAAGCTATTgcagaaataaagaaattgttagCCAATATTAGTGAGAAACAAAAACCTAGCATTGATGCTGCTGTAtaa
- the LOC122566286 gene encoding nitric oxide synthase, salivary gland: MKEHETTGGCQKKPTKLRNLIYKTEAFDSLHAGNAEKTLCSGQVCLGSVMQLPIHGTEARSREETLVHAKDFLEQYFSSIRRLNSEAHRIRWESVQKEVMATSTYQLTETELVFGAKLAWRNATRCIGRIQWSKLQVFDCRYVTTTSGMFEALCNHIKYSTNKGNIRSAITIFPQRTDGKHDYRVWNQQLISYAGYKNPDGTIIGDPANVEFTELCMKLGWRSARTRFDILPLVLSANGHDPDYFDIPSDLVLEVPLSHPTYDWFEKLELKWFAVPAVSGMVFDCGGLEFTAAPFNGWYMSTEIGSRDLCDVQRYNLLETIATHMGLDTRTSTSLWKDKAMIEANVAVLYSFQMKNVTIVDHHTASESFMKHYENEMRLRNGCPADWLWIVPPISGSATPVFHQEMALYYLKPSYDAQEPAWKTHVWKKGRDKKSTSKKPRRKFHFKQIARAVKFTSKLFGRALSRRIKATVLFATETGTSQMYAEKLSELLGHAFHSQVLCMSDYDISNIEHEALLLVITSTFGNGDPPENGEAFAQNLYAMKMNETYINSGNKISLATSKSFIKANSQTEVSNSKKLDRLDSLRGSTTDSQTEDTFGPLSNVRFAVFALGSSAYPNFCAFGRYVDNLLGELGGERLLKLAQGDEMCGQEQTFRKWAADTFAVACETFCLDDDDTLLEVALSLGSEALSAATVRFVEAEPQLIGKALSKCHNRNVTTCNMLRKTNLSGDSSSGTTLLLELDDIAGMEIQYKPGDHLGVFACNRSELVEAILERVQTPFDPNTPIELQIQKQSHTPNGIVKTWMPHDRYLPNSLRILLKRFLDITIPPTPNLLRYFASIATNPKEQTQLNLLASDPAAYEDWRHWKFPNLVEVLDEFPSVKPFAPLLLLHLTPLQPRFYSISSSPDVHQGQIHLTVAIVQYKTQGGSGPVHYGVCSNYLREISDGEPLYVFVRSAPNFYMPIEPKAPMILVGPGTGIAPFRGFWHHRLAQMKYQPDLEYGNVWLFFGCRQRSLDLYRQEKEEMVKVGVLDKVFLALSREPGLKKTYVQDLIQAEASQIYDMLVYEGGHFYVCGDCTMAEDVYQTLKHIIQTHGEMTDKQVEAYMLSLRDENRYHEDIFGITLRTAEVHNRSRETARNRMAAEP, translated from the exons ATGAAGGAGCACGAGACAACGGGTGGTTGTCAGAAGAAACCGACGAAACTGCGTAACCTCATCTACAAAACCGAAGCTTTTGACTCCCTGCATGCTGGAAATGCTGAG AAAACATTGTGCTCTGGTCAAGTGTGTCTCGGTAGCGTTATGCAACTACCGATTCATGGGACAGAAGCCCGTTCGAGAGAAGAGACCCTTGTGCATGCGAAAGATTTTctcgaacaatatttttcttccatcagAAG attaaacAGCGAAGCACATCGTATTCGTTGGGAAAGCGTGCAAAAGGAAGTTATGGCTACTAGCACTTATCAATTAACTGAAACTGAATTAGTTTTCGGAGCGAAACTAGCATGGCGTAATGCCACAAGATGCATCGGTCGTATTCAATGGTCTAAATTGCAA gTGTTTGATTGTCGTTACGTTACGACTACCAGCGGCATGTTTGAAGCTTTGTGCAATCACATTAAGTACAGTACGAATAAAGGAAACATTAG gtCTGCAATAACTATATTTCCGCAACGTACAGATGGAAAACACGATTATAGAGTGTGGAATCAACAATTAATAAGTTATGCGGGATATAAAAATCCAGACGGTACCATAATTGGTGATCCTGCAAACGTTGAGTTCACCGAA CTATGCATGAAACTAGGTTGGAGAAGTGCACGCACTCGTTTCGACATATTGCCGCTGGTATTGTCAGCAAACGGCCATGATCCtgattatttcgatattcctAGCGATCTTGTTCTTGAAGTACCTCTTAGTCATCCAAC ATACGATTGGTTtgagaaattagaattaaaatggTTCGCGGTTCCTGCCGTATCTGGAATGGTATTCGATTGCGGAGGTTTGGAGTTTACAGCCGCACCATTCAATGGGTGGTACATGAGCACTGAAATTGGGTCGAGGGATTTATGCGATGttcaacgatataatttactagaa acaaTTGCAACTCATATGGGATTAGATACAAGAACATCCACTTCATTATGGAAAGATAAAGCCATGATAGAAGCTAATGTTGCTGTTTTGTATAGTTttcaa ATGAAAAATGTGACAATTGTGGATCACCATACCGCTTCGGAATCTTTCATGAAACattacgaaaatgaaatgcgATTAAGAAATGGATGTCCAGCCGATTGGCTCTGGATCGTACCACCGATATCAGGATCAGCTACACCTGTGTTTCATCAGGAGATGGCCCTGTATTATTTGAAGCCATCGTATGATGCTCAG GAACCTGCTTGGAAGACACATGTTTGGAAAAAGGGTCGGGATAAAAAATCAACATCTAAAAAGCCAAGGcgaaagtttcattttaaGCAAATTGCAAGAGCAGTAAAATTTACGTCTAAGTTATTTGGAAGAGCTTTATCTCGAAGAATAAAAGCTACAGTATTATTTGCTACGGAAACTGGCACCTCACAGATGTACGCTGAGAAACTTAGCGAATTATTAGGACATGCTTTTCACTCCCAg GTACTCTGTATGTCGGATTATGATATCAGTAATATAGAACACGAAGCTTTATTACTGGTTATAACATCCACCTTTGGGAACGGTGATCCCCCAGAAAATGGCgaa GCTTTCGCACAAAATTTGTACGcaatgaaaatgaatgaaacgTACATTAATAGTGGCAATAAGATAAG CCTAGCGACCTCAAAATCGTTCATTAAAGCAAATAGTCAGACAGAAGTAAGCAATTCGAAGAAACTAGATAGACTGGATTCACTTCGTGGTTCTACCACAGATTCTCAAACGGAAGACACTTTTGGTCCTTTAAGCAACGTCAg ATTTGCTGTTTTCGCATTGGGATCATCAGCATATCCAAACTTTTGCGCATTTGGTCGCTATGTGGATAACTTGTTAGGCGAATTAGGCGGAGAACGACTGTTGAAATTGGCACAAGGAGATGAAATGTGTGGACAAGAACAAACGTTTCGGAAATGGGCAGCCGATACTTTCGCT GTTGCGTGTGAAACTTTCTGCTTAGATGACGATGATACTTTACTTGAAGTTGCTTTATCTTTAGGCTCAGAAGCTTTGTCGGCAGCTACTGTTCGGTTTGTAGAAGCTGAACCACAACTAATTGGAAAAG cTTTAAGCAAATGTCACAATAGAAACGTGACTACTTGTAATATGTtacgaaaaacaaatttaagcGGTGATTCATCGAg TGGAACTACATTACTTCTGGAACTCGATGATATAGCAGGTATGGAAATACAATATAAGCCTGGTGATCATTTAGGAGTTTTCGCATGTAATAGATCAGAATTGGTAGAAGCAATTTTGGAACGAGTACAAACTCCCTTTGATCCAAATACACCGATTGAATTGCAAATACAGAAGCAATCCCACACACCGAATG GAATCGTGAAAACGTGGATGCCACATGATAGATATCTTCCTAATTCCTTGAGAATATTACTGAAAAGATTTTTAGATATCACGATACCACCAACACCGAACCTTCTTAGATACTTTGCGTCGATTGCTACAAATCCAAAAGAACAAACTCAACTCAACCTTTTAGcttct gatCCAGCAGCATATGAGGATTGGAGACATTGGAAGTTCCCCAATTTAGTAGAAGTATTAGATGAATTTCCATCCGTGAAACCTTTTGCGCCCTTATTATTACTTCATTTAACTCCTTTACAACCAAgattttatagtatttcttcttctccggATGTACATCAAGGACAAATACATCTTACCGTCGCtattgtacaatataaaacaCAAG gCGGTTCTGGGCCAGTTCATTATGGAGTTTGTTCTAATTATCTACGTGAAATATCAGATGGAGAAcctttatatgtatttgtacgTAG tGCACCTAACTTTTATATGCCAATCGAACCAAAAGCGCCAATGATACTGGTCGGTCCAGGAACTGGAATTGCTCCCTTCCGTGGTTTCTGGCATCATCGCCTCGcacaaatgaaatatcaacCAG atcTTGAGTACGGAAATGTCTGGTTATTTTTTGGTTGTCGTCAAAGAAGCTTAGATCTGTACAGacaagaaaaggaagaaatggtAAAGGTTGGCGTTTTAGATAAAGTTTTCTTAGCTCTTTCGCGAGAACCTGGATTGAAAAAG aCATACGTACAAGATTTAATTCAAGCAGAAGCTTCACAAATTTATGATATGTTGGTGTACGAAGGAGGTCATTTTTATGTTTGTGGCGATTGTACAATGGCAGAAGATGTTTATCAAACTTTGAAACATATTATACAGACTCATGGTGAAATGACTGATAAACAGGTCGAGGCGTATATGTTATCATTACGC GATGAAAATCGTTATCACGAAGACATATTTGGTATTACTTTAAGAACAGCAGAAGTACATAATCGATCGAGGGAAACAGCAAGAAATAGAATGGCTGCAGAGCCTTAA
- the LOC122566076 gene encoding flagellar attachment zone protein 1-like gives MQKMQQEEDNRRFEFASCNITPKNLQRSPRDAGSERKDILSEVKRRIDSTPQNSPIRHPKTPQSSGSFRKDVKLHLECTKRKISTPHKESLEKIQKTSPSGKFVNTLIGQWYKLTGVRTALPQTVTQENSITEEMRRMYGIEERKIQKLQKKLQSAEETISSLSASHEAELRAKEDILQQLNGDWESITNYYDEISESLKGFQQHKDNLSKLYNDVIITQQLTVKKLQQELSTMKLKDDAQRNIVSTIENKLKDQEKRIHGMMIAETELKKQFEDMKDKSISEKNYLHNVHAEEKLELMKKQENLTSMNQELQVQLQKITEEKQDLSTALAEKDDKIVKLQEEISTYKNKIGDLLHRNTELSSKYETSFGKEGELSKQLQLRTEEVEKLQENLNTRQELESSLAQDLEIIDNKYRNVQNDFINVENELKETQVRNLNLEQSLHIMKRDNEHKIVELNRTIEFLEREKERMILEKHSKIQELEHAYNLLKEKHDAEITSLKQKYDVKLTEMTKTVTTQHCAFLKLNEALNKMNKDNENRQTNSDQCTIANSNKLQENLGARMQPLVESNDNVIETRIKEIESQMQTSQVRKMKEQQFQDQENVDKSKATSKDKNEMSDLEQDIYNFSDIEVNNESQNVLSQNRKLRFQLNSPTKIVEYTENYSNFSQDKNITQSNIKIRKQQEKKNEDKNNSMVKKKIFKTRGTGLRQYGTTKNLQYGTPGKISKK, from the exons ATGCAAAAGATGCAGCAAGAGGAAGATAATCGCAGATTTGAATTCGCATCTTGCAACATAACTccaaaaaatttacaaagatCACCACGAGATGCTG GATCTGAAAGGAAAGATATACTGTCGGAAGTTAAACGTAGGATTGACTCTACTCCTCAAAATAGCCCGATTAGACATCCGAAAACTCCTCAAAGTAGcg GGTCTTTTAGAAAAGACGTGAAATTGCACTTAGAATGCACAAAGCGAAAGATTTCAACACCTCATAAGGAGAGCCTCGAAAAGATTCAGAAAACATCTCCAAGCGGAAAATTCGTCAATACCTTAATAGGACAGTGGTACAAACTTACGGGTGTTCGAACAGCATTGCCCCAAACAGTA ACACAAGAAAATTCCATCACGGAAGAAATGAGGCGAATGTATGGAATTGAAGAACGGAAGATTCAGAAATTGCAGAAGAAGCTGCAGAGTGCTGAAGAAACCATATCTTCACTTTCTGCATCTCACGAGGCCGAGCTGCGAGCTAAAGAGGACATTTTGCAACA ATTGAACGGCGATTGGGAAtcaattactaattattatgATGAAATATCGGAGAGCCTGAAGGGGTTTCAGCAGCACAAGgataatttatcaaagttaTATAACGACGTCATTATTACACAACAGTTAACGGTGAAGAAGCTACAACAGGAATTAAGTACTATGAAATTGAAag ATGACGCACAGAGAAATATTGTTAGTACAATTGAAAACAAACTAAAGGATCAAGAGAAAAG GATACATGGAATGATGATTGCTGAGACCGAATTGAAAAAACAATTCGAAGATATGAAGGATAAAtcaatttcagaaaaaaattatttgcacaaTGTTCAtgcagaagaaaaattagaattaatgaag AAGCAAGAAAATCTCACGTCGATGAATCAAGAACTGCAAGTGCAATTACAGAAGATTACGGAAGAAAAACAAGACCTAAGTACCGCGTTAGCTGAAAAAgacgataaaattgtaaaattacagGAGGAGATCTCTACATACAA aaataaaatcggAGATTTGCTTCATCGCAACACAGAATTAAGTTCAAAATATGAAACGTCATTCGGAAAGGAAGGAGAACTATCAAAACAATTGCAATTGAGAACAGAAGAA GtcgaaaaattacaagaaaatttaaatacgagACAAGAATTAGAATCTAGTTTAGCTCAAGATCTTGAGATAATTGACAATAAATACCGTAACGTGCAAAATGATTTcataaatgtagaaaatgaattaaagGAGACACAAGTTCGTAATTTAAATCTTGAGCAGTCTTTGCATATTATGAAACGCGATAACGAACATAAGATAGTAGAATTGAATAGAACAATTGAATTcttagaaagagaaaaagaacgaatgaTTTTAGAGAAGCATTCAAAAATACAG GAACTGGAGCACGCTTATAACttattaaaagagaaacacgaCGCAGAAATAACATCCTTAAAACAAAAGTATGATGTTAAATTAACAGAAATGACGAAAACAGTAACTACACAACATTGTgcctttttaaaattaaatgaagctttaaacaaaatgaacaaagataatgaaaatagaCAAACAAATTCTGATCAATGTACAATAGCAAATAGTAACAAACTGCAAGAAAACTTGGGAGCAAGAATGCAACCACTAGTAGAATCTAACGATAATGTAATTGAAacaagaattaaagaaatagaaagcCAAATGCAAACAAGTCAAGTTCGTAAAATGAAAGAGCAACAATTTCAAGACCAAGAAAATGTAGATAAGTCGAAAGCTACATCTAAAGATAAAAACGAAATGTCGGATTTGGAACAAGATATATATAACTTTAGTGATATAGAAGTTAACAATGAATCACAAAAT gtATTGTCACAAAATAGGAAACTTCGATTCCAGTTAAATTCTCCAACAAAg attGTTGAATATACAGAAAACTATTCTAATTTCTctcaagataaaaatataacgcaatcgaatataaaaataaggaaacagcaggagaaaaagaatgaa gataaaaataattcgatggtgaaaaaaaaaatatttaaaactcgTGGCACTGGATTACGGCAATATGGAACTACGAAAAATCTTCAATATGGAACTCCtggaaaaatttctaaaaaataa
- the LOC122565796 gene encoding glycerol kinase isoform X2, translating to MPENINRTGPFIGAIDEGTSSARFLVFDVLRRKVIASHQIEIKQKYPQEGWVEQDPKEILKAVIECIKKTIEKLKDIGMSVSDIKAIGITNQRETTLMWDKNTGEPLHNAIVWLDIRTTTTLEGILDSVPNKTRNKNYLKPICGLPMSPYFSALKIRWLIDNVPAVKHAVDEERCAFGTIDTWLMWNLTKGQLHITDVSNASRTMLMNIESLKWDPLLCQFFGIPQHILPEIRSSAEVYGIVSNPEVLAGVPIAGCVGDQQGALLGQLCLRPGQAKATYGTGCFLLYNTGNVKVDSTQGLITTIAYKIGKEPAIYALEGSVAIGGAALTWLRDNIQLFANITQSQDMAESVRNSGDVYFVPAFSGLYAPYWQQDARGVICGITEDTQQYHIVRAALEAVCFQTRDILEAMIKDSGTKLTTLQVDGGMTVNNLLMQLQADLTGINVVRPNMVETTALGAAILAGIGVGIVDISDVDASQVTTFSPEVGDDERDLRYSKWKMAVERSMKWDCSTTLINN from the exons atGCCTGAAAACATCAATCGCACGGGTCCATTCATAGGAGCAATTGACGAAGGGACGAGTAGCGCTAGATTCTTA gTGTTTGATGTCTTACGTAGGAAAGTAATAGCATCacatcaaattgaaattaaacaaaaatatccaCAAGAAGGATGGGTGGAACAAGATCCAAAAGAAATCTTAAAAGCTGTTATAGAATGTATCAAAAAGactatagaaaaattaaaagatattggCATGAGCGTGTCAGATATTAAAGCAATTGGGATCACCAATCAACGAGAAACTACTTTAATGTGGGATAAAAATACAGGAGAACCATTACACAATGCAATAG tatGGCTAGATATTAGAACTACCACAACTTTAGAAGGTATATTAGACAGTGTACctaataaaacaagaaacaaaaattatttgaaaccTATTTGTGGTCTTCCAATGTCACCATACTTTAGTGCTCTCAAAATACGTTGGCTTATTGATAATGTACCAGCTGTTAAACATGCAGTTGATGAAGAAAGATGTGCTTTTGGAACAATTGATACATGGCTTATGTGG AATCTCACCAAAGGTCAGTTACATATAACTGATGTTTCAAATGCATCTCGCACAATGTtaatgaatattgaatcatTAAAATGGGATCCTCTGTTATGTCAATTTTTTGGAATTCCACAACACATTCTACCTGAAATACGATCTAGTGCTGAAGTATATGGAATAGTTTCTAATCCAGAAGTTCTTGCTGGTGTACCTATAGCAggc TGTGTAGGTGATCAACAAGGAGCACTTCTTGGTCAATTATGCTTAAGGCCTGGGCAAGCAAAGGCTACTTATGGAACTGGTTGTTTCTTACTTTACAATACTGGAAAtgtt aAAGTAGATTCGACTCAGGGTCTTATAACAACTATTGCATATAAGATAGGTAAAGAACCAGCAATTTATGCATTGGAAGGCTCAGTAGCTATAGGTGGGGCAGCTTTAACATGGTTACGTGATAATATACAACTATTCGCTAATATTACACAGTCTCAAGATATGGCAGAAAGTGTGAGAAATTCTGGAGACGTATATTTTGTACCTGCATTTTCTGGTTTATATGCACCATATTGGCAACAAGATGCACGAGG AGTGATTTGCGGCATCACTGAAGATACGCAACAATATCACATCGTCCGGGCAGCATTAGAAGCTGTCTGTTTTCAGACGAGAGATATTTTAGAAGCGATGATTAAAGATTCCGGAACGAAACTAACAACTTTACAAGTTGATGGTGGAATGACAGTAAATAATTTGCTTATGCAACTACAAGCTGATCTAACAGGAATAAATGTTG tGAGACCCAATATGGTAGAAACAACAGCATTAGGAGCAGCTATATTAGCTGGTATTGGAGTAGGTATTGTTGATATCAGCGATGTAGACGCGTCGCAAGTTACAACATTTTCACCAGAAGTTGGAGACGATG aAAGAGATTTAAGGTATTCTAAGTGGAAAATGGCTGTCGAAAGATCTATGAAATGGGATTGTTCTACCactttaataaacaattaa
- the LOC122565796 gene encoding glycerol kinase isoform X1, which translates to MMRKRRKNMPENINRTGPFIGAIDEGTSSARFLVFDVLRRKVIASHQIEIKQKYPQEGWVEQDPKEILKAVIECIKKTIEKLKDIGMSVSDIKAIGITNQRETTLMWDKNTGEPLHNAIVWLDIRTTTTLEGILDSVPNKTRNKNYLKPICGLPMSPYFSALKIRWLIDNVPAVKHAVDEERCAFGTIDTWLMWNLTKGQLHITDVSNASRTMLMNIESLKWDPLLCQFFGIPQHILPEIRSSAEVYGIVSNPEVLAGVPIAGCVGDQQGALLGQLCLRPGQAKATYGTGCFLLYNTGNVKVDSTQGLITTIAYKIGKEPAIYALEGSVAIGGAALTWLRDNIQLFANITQSQDMAESVRNSGDVYFVPAFSGLYAPYWQQDARGVICGITEDTQQYHIVRAALEAVCFQTRDILEAMIKDSGTKLTTLQVDGGMTVNNLLMQLQADLTGINVVRPNMVETTALGAAILAGIGVGIVDISDVDASQVTTFSPEVGDDERDLRYSKWKMAVERSMKWDCSTTLINN; encoded by the exons atga tgagaaaaagaaggaagaatatGCCTGAAAACATCAATCGCACGGGTCCATTCATAGGAGCAATTGACGAAGGGACGAGTAGCGCTAGATTCTTA gTGTTTGATGTCTTACGTAGGAAAGTAATAGCATCacatcaaattgaaattaaacaaaaatatccaCAAGAAGGATGGGTGGAACAAGATCCAAAAGAAATCTTAAAAGCTGTTATAGAATGTATCAAAAAGactatagaaaaattaaaagatattggCATGAGCGTGTCAGATATTAAAGCAATTGGGATCACCAATCAACGAGAAACTACTTTAATGTGGGATAAAAATACAGGAGAACCATTACACAATGCAATAG tatGGCTAGATATTAGAACTACCACAACTTTAGAAGGTATATTAGACAGTGTACctaataaaacaagaaacaaaaattatttgaaaccTATTTGTGGTCTTCCAATGTCACCATACTTTAGTGCTCTCAAAATACGTTGGCTTATTGATAATGTACCAGCTGTTAAACATGCAGTTGATGAAGAAAGATGTGCTTTTGGAACAATTGATACATGGCTTATGTGG AATCTCACCAAAGGTCAGTTACATATAACTGATGTTTCAAATGCATCTCGCACAATGTtaatgaatattgaatcatTAAAATGGGATCCTCTGTTATGTCAATTTTTTGGAATTCCACAACACATTCTACCTGAAATACGATCTAGTGCTGAAGTATATGGAATAGTTTCTAATCCAGAAGTTCTTGCTGGTGTACCTATAGCAggc TGTGTAGGTGATCAACAAGGAGCACTTCTTGGTCAATTATGCTTAAGGCCTGGGCAAGCAAAGGCTACTTATGGAACTGGTTGTTTCTTACTTTACAATACTGGAAAtgtt aAAGTAGATTCGACTCAGGGTCTTATAACAACTATTGCATATAAGATAGGTAAAGAACCAGCAATTTATGCATTGGAAGGCTCAGTAGCTATAGGTGGGGCAGCTTTAACATGGTTACGTGATAATATACAACTATTCGCTAATATTACACAGTCTCAAGATATGGCAGAAAGTGTGAGAAATTCTGGAGACGTATATTTTGTACCTGCATTTTCTGGTTTATATGCACCATATTGGCAACAAGATGCACGAGG AGTGATTTGCGGCATCACTGAAGATACGCAACAATATCACATCGTCCGGGCAGCATTAGAAGCTGTCTGTTTTCAGACGAGAGATATTTTAGAAGCGATGATTAAAGATTCCGGAACGAAACTAACAACTTTACAAGTTGATGGTGGAATGACAGTAAATAATTTGCTTATGCAACTACAAGCTGATCTAACAGGAATAAATGTTG tGAGACCCAATATGGTAGAAACAACAGCATTAGGAGCAGCTATATTAGCTGGTATTGGAGTAGGTATTGTTGATATCAGCGATGTAGACGCGTCGCAAGTTACAACATTTTCACCAGAAGTTGGAGACGATG aAAGAGATTTAAGGTATTCTAAGTGGAAAATGGCTGTCGAAAGATCTATGAAATGGGATTGTTCTACCactttaataaacaattaa